From Pseudarthrobacter equi, a single genomic window includes:
- a CDS encoding GlsB/YeaQ/YmgE family stress response membrane protein, translated as MGFIAFLILGLIAGAIAKAILPGRQGGGWIITMVLGVVGALLGGWIGGALFGGGLQEFFSLQTWLLAILGSLIVLAIYGMVTKRGARR; from the coding sequence ATGGGTTTCATTGCATTTCTGATTCTCGGACTTATTGCCGGTGCGATTGCAAAGGCGATCCTTCCGGGACGCCAGGGCGGCGGCTGGATCATCACCATGGTGCTGGGCGTCGTAGGTGCCCTCCTTGGCGGATGGATCGGCGGCGCGCTGTTCGGCGGCGGACTGCAGGAGTTCTTCTCGCTGCAGACCTGGCTGCTGGCGATCCTCGGATCGCTGATCGTCCTTGCGATCTACGGCATGGTCACTAAGCGCGGTGCGCGCCGCTAA
- a CDS encoding methyltransferase, with protein sequence MRVVEVADALRAAGCVFAEEEAQLLLEQAASPAELADCVRRRVAGVPLEYILGWAEFDGHRMAVRPGVFVPRRRTELLVRLAAELISAEDGMSRGAVSGASPSGSATAVQGPRGNAFFDGVVVDLCCGSGAVVAALARRFPRAELHAADIDPVAVECARSNLEAMGGQVHIGDLFDALPHRLRGRVDILAVNAPYVPTDAIKTMPPEARVHEPLISLDGGPDGLDFHRRVAAGAKDWLAPHGCVLIETSGQQADGTAALVAATGLSVTTVHSEELDGTVVVGSVHK encoded by the coding sequence ATGCGTGTGGTTGAAGTAGCCGACGCTCTGCGGGCCGCCGGCTGCGTGTTTGCCGAGGAGGAAGCCCAGCTTCTCCTTGAGCAGGCGGCCAGCCCCGCCGAGCTGGCAGACTGCGTGCGGCGCCGGGTGGCAGGTGTTCCGCTGGAGTACATCCTGGGCTGGGCAGAGTTCGATGGCCACCGCATGGCGGTCCGGCCCGGTGTTTTCGTTCCCCGGCGCCGGACCGAGCTGTTGGTTCGGCTTGCCGCTGAGCTGATATCAGCAGAGGACGGTATGTCACGCGGCGCCGTTTCAGGTGCCTCCCCGTCCGGCAGCGCCACGGCGGTCCAAGGCCCACGGGGAAATGCTTTCTTCGATGGTGTGGTGGTGGACTTATGTTGCGGTTCCGGAGCCGTTGTGGCGGCCCTTGCGCGACGATTCCCACGAGCAGAACTGCACGCCGCGGATATTGATCCCGTGGCTGTGGAGTGTGCGCGGAGCAATCTCGAGGCCATGGGTGGCCAGGTCCACATCGGTGATCTGTTCGATGCGCTCCCTCACAGGCTTAGAGGCAGGGTCGACATCCTCGCCGTCAACGCACCATACGTTCCCACCGATGCCATCAAAACCATGCCGCCCGAGGCGCGCGTTCACGAACCGCTCATTTCCCTCGATGGCGGACCTGACGGGCTCGACTTCCACCGCCGTGTGGCGGCGGGCGCCAAGGACTGGCTCGCGCCGCACGGCTGCGTGCTCATTGAAACCAGCGGGCAACAGGCCGACGGCACAGCCGCGCTCGTGGCCGCCACAGGACTTTCTGTGACCACCGTTCATTCAGAGGAACTCGATGGCACGGTCGTGGTGGGGAGCGTCCACAAGTAG
- a CDS encoding HNH endonuclease signature motif containing protein: MEAIGEQVSESGDSSGLLPLGRSSSRPSATPDDGPNLRTAGHLRPVPGSPAPDHASEQPLDLPLDVSALTARVAAAAVTAREALPTTGYTSAATFAADVEELSRCVEYLQLIAAGAVDHTRTHAITDAATRAATHRTARRTTAGVSSWDANGTETLNETDTNWPTPAGAPTVVRSPADDGCRNTAEFLRLRLRIPIREARRRLTLAQQTLPGTTLTGTPTPPPHEHLATTLAPSDASTGQPATPATPPHTITAPAVSSQAATIITATLDRLQHHTTPEILHGIEHHLTHAATTADPDFLTRLAQRLTETIDADGTEPTEEALRHTQGAFIRKPRHGLHHVEIFATTDQYEHLLTAMNIATNPRTTTPNTTTNRAATDADDGGNGDNTVLQEGARSGNQASPAPDLERRTRPQQQLDGIITAVKTALTTNHLPTTGGNRPQIIATINHHDLFPTPTPTTPHTPAAGTFAFTGPVAATTLRKIACDADIIPALLGTTSEILDLGRKTRLFTPTQRVALTARDQGCTFPNCTIPAPWCEAHHITYWSHGGHTNTTNGTSC, translated from the coding sequence ATGGAAGCCATTGGGGAGCAGGTGTCGGAGAGCGGGGACTCTTCGGGCTTGCTGCCTCTGGGCCGCTCCAGCAGCCGCCCTTCCGCCACGCCCGACGACGGGCCGAACCTCCGCACGGCAGGCCACCTTCGGCCCGTCCCCGGCTCCCCCGCACCAGACCACGCATCAGAGCAGCCACTGGACCTGCCTTTGGATGTGTCTGCCCTGACCGCACGGGTGGCCGCCGCGGCTGTCACAGCCCGCGAAGCCCTGCCCACAACCGGCTACACCAGCGCGGCCACGTTCGCCGCCGACGTCGAAGAGCTCTCCCGCTGCGTGGAGTATCTCCAACTCATCGCTGCCGGGGCCGTGGACCACACCCGCACCCACGCGATCACCGACGCCGCCACCCGGGCTGCCACCCACCGGACCGCACGCCGCACTACCGCCGGGGTCAGTTCCTGGGACGCCAACGGCACCGAAACCCTCAACGAAACCGACACCAACTGGCCCACACCCGCCGGGGCACCCACGGTGGTGAGGTCCCCGGCCGATGACGGCTGCCGGAACACCGCCGAGTTCCTCCGGCTCAGGCTCCGCATCCCCATCCGCGAAGCCCGCCGCCGCCTCACCCTCGCCCAGCAAACCCTGCCCGGCACCACCCTCACCGGCACACCCACACCGCCACCACACGAACACCTCGCCACCACCCTCGCACCATCCGACGCCAGCACCGGCCAGCCCGCCACCCCAGCCACACCACCACACACCATCACCGCACCCGCCGTGTCCTCCCAGGCGGCCACCATCATCACCGCCACCCTCGACCGGCTACAACACCACACCACCCCCGAAATCCTGCACGGCATCGAACACCACCTCACCCACGCCGCCACCACCGCAGACCCCGACTTCCTCACCCGCCTGGCCCAACGCCTCACCGAAACCATCGACGCCGACGGCACCGAACCCACCGAAGAAGCACTCCGCCACACCCAAGGCGCCTTCATCCGCAAACCCCGCCACGGCCTCCACCACGTCGAAATCTTCGCCACCACCGACCAATACGAACACCTCCTCACCGCCATGAACATCGCCACCAACCCCCGCACCACCACCCCCAACACCACCACCAACCGGGCAGCCACAGACGCCGACGACGGGGGCAATGGCGACAACACCGTGCTTCAAGAAGGCGCCCGCTCAGGCAATCAGGCATCCCCCGCCCCGGACCTGGAACGCCGCACCCGCCCCCAACAACAACTCGACGGCATCATCACCGCCGTCAAAACCGCCCTCACCACCAACCACCTCCCCACCACCGGCGGCAACAGACCCCAAATCATCGCCACCATCAACCACCACGACCTCTTCCCCACCCCCACACCCACAACACCCCACACACCGGCCGCCGGAACCTTCGCCTTCACCGGCCCCGTCGCCGCCACCACCCTCCGCAAAATCGCCTGCGACGCCGACATCATCCCCGCACTCCTGGGCACCACCAGCGAAATCCTCGACCTCGGACGCAAAACCAGACTCTTCACCCCAACCCAACGCGTAGCCCTCACCGCCCGCGACCAAGGCTGCACCTTCCCCAACTGCACCATCCCCGCCCCCTGGTGCGAAGCCCACCACATCACCTACTGGTCACACGGAGGCCACACCAACACCACCAACGGCACAAGTTGCTAA
- a CDS encoding GmrSD restriction endonuclease domain-containing protein, giving the protein MPIRTLLAQVHSGQIRIPAFQRAFVWDSERIAHFMDSIYKGYPYGSLLFWTTQQQLDADRQIGPYSLPEPEGKHPVTYVLDGQQRVTSLFMTFQTELTRPAGNEYPDVYFDLTAESSAQQSQFLALAESEVDPNAHFPLRALFDSAEYRRATDPFSADADKLNLLDDLHSRFKEAMIPVQAIETEDRATVAIVFERINRLGVELSPLELLSAWTWSEDFDLRQKFLDLEDELELFAFGDAVTGGDLVLRACAAVLKGDPTVEALMSADGDEIRDAYERVVNGIKGAVEFLSKQLNVETVKTLPYPLMLVPLAVFFAVNSGQLPRHTNAQTKELKKWFWRACFSERYSGQTIRAAKADIIEMAALREGSATEIAKFSVAVSEDFFLTSNFRMNSARTATFVNMLASKGPRSFLSGNKVDLKAVLQAYNKSEFHHIFPKAHLEELGVDPYEINSFANFCFLSRDDNNKIRRKAPDVYRQLMPDDEDSLEEILTSAFLEDEDFASDFETFRKARASRLATYARTLCGIAEPKGDAS; this is encoded by the coding sequence ATGCCCATCAGAACGCTTCTCGCCCAGGTGCATAGCGGACAGATCCGAATCCCCGCATTTCAGCGAGCGTTCGTGTGGGATTCCGAGAGAATTGCTCACTTCATGGATTCCATTTACAAGGGATACCCATATGGCTCGCTTCTGTTTTGGACAACCCAGCAGCAGTTGGACGCCGACCGCCAAATCGGCCCTTACTCCTTGCCTGAGCCTGAAGGCAAGCACCCAGTGACATATGTCTTGGATGGTCAACAGCGAGTTACATCGCTCTTTATGACTTTTCAGACAGAGCTCACCAGGCCGGCCGGGAACGAGTATCCGGATGTGTATTTTGACCTCACAGCCGAATCTAGCGCTCAGCAGTCGCAGTTCCTCGCCTTGGCCGAAAGCGAGGTCGACCCCAATGCCCACTTCCCGCTGAGGGCACTGTTCGACTCGGCAGAGTATCGTCGTGCGACTGACCCATTCAGTGCGGACGCGGACAAGCTAAATCTCCTAGATGACCTGCACAGTCGCTTCAAGGAAGCGATGATTCCCGTTCAGGCGATCGAGACCGAAGACCGGGCTACGGTCGCAATCGTGTTCGAACGAATTAACCGGCTCGGCGTGGAACTGAGTCCGCTTGAGCTGCTGTCAGCTTGGACGTGGAGCGAAGACTTCGACCTTCGGCAGAAATTCTTGGATTTGGAAGACGAATTGGAACTCTTTGCCTTCGGCGACGCGGTCACCGGCGGAGACCTGGTGTTGCGGGCCTGTGCCGCCGTACTCAAGGGCGACCCCACCGTCGAGGCCCTGATGAGTGCCGACGGCGACGAAATACGGGATGCATACGAGCGAGTGGTGAATGGCATCAAGGGGGCCGTCGAATTCCTCAGCAAACAACTCAACGTTGAAACGGTGAAGACGCTCCCTTACCCGCTGATGCTTGTTCCCCTAGCTGTGTTCTTTGCTGTCAATTCCGGCCAGCTTCCCCGACACACCAATGCCCAAACAAAGGAACTGAAGAAGTGGTTCTGGAGAGCTTGCTTCTCGGAGCGTTACAGCGGCCAAACTATTCGCGCGGCTAAAGCAGACATCATAGAAATGGCGGCGCTGAGGGAAGGGTCCGCAACCGAGATCGCTAAATTCTCGGTTGCCGTATCCGAAGATTTCTTCCTTACCAGCAATTTCCGAATGAACTCAGCGCGAACAGCGACGTTCGTCAACATGCTCGCGAGCAAAGGGCCTCGCAGCTTCCTTTCCGGCAACAAAGTAGACCTCAAGGCAGTTCTTCAGGCTTACAACAAGAGCGAATTTCACCATATCTTCCCCAAGGCGCACCTCGAAGAGCTAGGGGTCGACCCCTACGAGATCAACAGCTTCGCCAACTTCTGCTTCCTCTCGCGAGACGACAACAACAAGATTCGCCGCAAGGCTCCCGACGTTTACAGGCAGCTCATGCCTGACGACGAGGACAGCCTGGAGGAAATCCTGACGTCGGCGTTCCTGGAAGACGAGGACTTCGCATCGGATTTCGAGACATTTCGCAAGGCTCGAGCGTCAAGGCTGGCAACCTACGCCCGCACGCTATGCGGAATAGCCGAACCTAAAGGAGATGCCTCGTAA
- a CDS encoding rolling circle replication-associated protein, with the protein MSTSPVSASLGRLIAADAGWFFSLYPDAGEGGGGFRSSYKPNRAFVAKGSAADPERAAAEAGRRARSKLRRYCAANRLNRLGTLTYAKPCRDPQELRSHLGAFFRDLRSGLGGYPLPYAWVPEWHKTDHGLHAHFAVGQYVRQRLIREVWGRGHVHIKLLGDLPVGSGALSEARKAAGYLSKYVTKTFTDPESRVFGLHRYDVAQGFQPVRLALSGDSPGDVLAQASDYLNGPPVTQWSSASVEDWAGAPAIWAQWGA; encoded by the coding sequence ATGTCTACGTCACCTGTCAGCGCTTCCCTTGGTCGGCTCATCGCCGCGGATGCCGGCTGGTTCTTCTCTCTGTATCCGGATGCCGGCGAGGGCGGCGGTGGGTTCCGGTCGTCGTACAAACCGAACCGCGCCTTCGTGGCAAAAGGCTCTGCTGCCGATCCAGAGCGTGCAGCTGCGGAGGCCGGGAGGCGGGCACGGTCAAAACTTCGCCGCTATTGTGCAGCAAACCGGCTCAACCGTCTTGGCACCCTCACGTACGCAAAGCCCTGCCGTGATCCGCAGGAGCTGCGCTCCCATCTTGGCGCATTTTTCCGGGACCTCCGGTCAGGTCTCGGCGGTTATCCACTGCCATACGCCTGGGTTCCAGAGTGGCACAAGACGGATCACGGCCTGCATGCCCACTTCGCTGTCGGCCAATACGTCCGGCAGCGCCTGATCAGAGAAGTGTGGGGCCGCGGGCATGTCCATATCAAGCTGCTGGGTGATTTGCCGGTCGGTTCCGGGGCTTTGTCCGAAGCACGCAAGGCAGCCGGGTATCTGTCCAAATACGTGACCAAGACATTCACTGATCCGGAGTCGCGGGTGTTCGGGCTGCACCGTTACGACGTGGCGCAGGGCTTCCAACCGGTCAGACTTGCCCTCAGCGGCGACTCCCCCGGAGATGTCCTTGCGCAGGCCTCCGACTACTTGAATGGCCCTCCGGTGACGCAATGGTCGTCGGCCTCAGTGGAGGACTGGGCGGGTGCCCCTGCTATCTGGGCGCAGTGGGGTGCGTGA
- a CDS encoding aldo/keto reductase has protein sequence MTLAPVIALNDGYSIPQIGLGTWPLDDDQAAAAVVHAVEAGYRHIDTAVKYGNERGVGNGIKASGADRGDLFITTKLDGEFQGNDKAVEGLKGSLQRLGLDYVDLLLIHWPLPGRDQFISTWKTFERLQAEGKVRSIGVSNFKPEHLERLMAETDIVPAVNQVQLTPAVTRVAAREFHAKHGIATESYSPLGGSGAGILGAPVVGRLAEKHGKTPGQVVLRWHVQNGLVTIPKTANPDRMRENLDVFDFVLDPQDLAELAALDEGPGAGNDSDVTGH, from the coding sequence ATGACACTTGCACCGGTTATCGCACTCAACGACGGATACTCGATTCCCCAGATCGGTCTTGGCACGTGGCCGCTGGACGACGACCAGGCGGCGGCCGCCGTCGTCCATGCCGTAGAAGCCGGCTACCGGCACATCGATACGGCAGTGAAGTACGGCAACGAACGCGGCGTGGGCAACGGCATCAAGGCCAGCGGCGCTGATCGCGGCGACCTCTTCATCACCACCAAACTGGATGGCGAGTTCCAAGGGAATGACAAGGCTGTGGAGGGGCTGAAGGGGTCGCTGCAGCGCCTTGGCCTCGACTATGTGGACCTGCTGCTGATCCACTGGCCCTTGCCCGGCCGGGATCAGTTCATCTCCACATGGAAAACGTTCGAGCGCCTTCAGGCAGAGGGAAAGGTGCGCTCCATCGGCGTGTCCAACTTCAAGCCCGAGCACCTCGAGCGGTTGATGGCTGAAACGGATATTGTTCCCGCCGTCAACCAGGTCCAGCTGACCCCTGCCGTGACCCGGGTGGCCGCAAGGGAATTCCATGCAAAACATGGCATTGCCACCGAGTCCTACAGCCCTTTGGGTGGTTCCGGGGCCGGCATCCTGGGCGCACCGGTCGTGGGCCGGCTGGCCGAAAAGCACGGCAAGACGCCGGGCCAGGTGGTGCTGCGCTGGCACGTTCAAAACGGATTGGTAACGATTCCGAAGACTGCCAATCCGGACCGGATGCGTGAGAACCTGGATGTCTTCGATTTCGTCCTGGATCCGCAGGATCTCGCGGAATTGGCTGCCCTCGACGAGGGCCCCGGCGCCGGAAACGATTCGGACGTAACCGGACACTGA
- a CDS encoding recombinase family protein, protein MQKPGSAAIYARISSDQSGEALGVTRQLEDCRKLAADHGWTVGEEYVDNDISAFKGKPRPQYQRMLDDLAGGYRDAVIVYNMDRLTRQPMELEQFTRLCEQAGVTQVKSVTADIDLGNDDGLFMARILAAIASKESGRKSQRLQRKARQTAEQGLPNGGHHRPFGYEQDRMTVNEAEAEILRQAVARFLAGESSRSICVWLNEEGVQTTAGGQWQTMTLNAILKSGRIAGLREHKGIVVADAQWPAIITREQRQQILGHFETKRRTNTRAPRRYVLSGLLRCGKCGNKLFSAIRVDTRRYVCLSGPDHGGCGGIAIVAAPLEEFLAAGVLMRLDTIELSETLKGRRAADDRQSTLLESLEDDRNQMKELSELWAAKDISSAEWKAARGPIEARIKATERQLAQASNSTALDGLIGTGSQLKEQWETLNLDRQAAIIKAVLDYATIMPGTPGARSLDPARIQPVWQL, encoded by the coding sequence ATGCAAAAGCCCGGCTCGGCCGCGATCTACGCCCGCATCTCCTCCGACCAGTCAGGGGAGGCCCTCGGCGTGACACGTCAGTTGGAGGATTGCCGGAAGCTCGCCGCCGATCACGGCTGGACCGTGGGCGAAGAATACGTCGACAACGACATCAGCGCTTTCAAAGGAAAGCCGCGGCCGCAGTACCAGCGGATGCTCGATGACCTCGCCGGAGGCTACCGGGACGCCGTCATCGTCTACAACATGGACAGGCTGACCCGACAGCCGATGGAGCTGGAGCAGTTCACCAGGCTTTGTGAACAAGCCGGGGTGACACAGGTCAAATCCGTGACAGCGGACATTGATCTCGGCAACGATGACGGCCTCTTCATGGCCCGCATCCTGGCAGCGATTGCCTCCAAAGAATCCGGCCGGAAGTCCCAGCGACTCCAGCGCAAGGCGCGTCAGACCGCAGAACAAGGACTACCGAACGGCGGACACCACCGGCCCTTCGGATATGAGCAGGACCGCATGACGGTCAACGAGGCCGAGGCGGAAATTCTTCGGCAGGCCGTGGCCCGGTTCCTCGCCGGGGAATCCTCGCGTTCCATCTGTGTATGGCTGAACGAGGAAGGCGTACAGACCACTGCTGGTGGTCAGTGGCAGACGATGACGCTGAACGCGATACTCAAATCCGGGCGCATCGCAGGACTTAGGGAACACAAGGGAATCGTCGTTGCGGACGCCCAGTGGCCCGCCATCATCACACGTGAACAGCGACAGCAGATTCTTGGCCACTTCGAAACCAAAAGGCGCACGAACACCCGCGCCCCGCGCCGCTACGTCCTCTCCGGGCTCCTACGCTGCGGCAAATGCGGAAACAAACTGTTCTCCGCCATTCGCGTCGACACCCGCCGCTACGTCTGCCTGTCTGGGCCCGACCACGGCGGTTGCGGTGGCATCGCGATCGTCGCCGCCCCACTGGAAGAGTTCCTTGCCGCAGGCGTTCTTATGCGCTTGGACACCATCGAGTTGTCCGAAACGCTGAAAGGCCGCCGCGCAGCCGACGACCGACAAAGCACCCTGCTTGAGTCGCTGGAAGATGACCGTAACCAGATGAAGGAGCTTTCTGAACTATGGGCAGCGAAAGACATCTCGAGCGCGGAGTGGAAGGCCGCGCGCGGCCCCATCGAAGCCAGAATCAAAGCCACCGAACGGCAACTGGCGCAGGCCTCAAACTCCACAGCACTTGATGGGCTGATCGGCACCGGCAGCCAGCTCAAGGAACAATGGGAAACGCTGAACCTTGACCGGCAGGCCGCGATCATCAAGGCCGTCTTGGACTATGCGACCATCATGCCCGGAACGCCTGGGGCACGGTCACTGGACCCGGCCCGGATTCAGCCCGTGTGGCAGCTATGA
- a CDS encoding lactonase family protein codes for MTPASGTPATEGQVPHTAIIWTGAYTPDGGGRAEGIGALRANADGSLEWLGTAVAAQSPSFVAVHPTLPVVYAVAEQRRMVQAYRHVDNHRLEPMGTPWPAGEATCHVAVDPQGRFVTATCWGDGQVLLYELDADGGITERFPASPSVDPHAAHSPDERRQSRAHTSLMLHDGRVMTTDLGHDTLRIWTYKPGTGLVADHEVVLPFGSGPRHLTLHSGGNVFVVSEYSIEVFVVRPDAGIFELVFRGPATLGGAKDGDSAAEICLGPEGTFAYAGVRGSNRISVLEVGSNGSELLPVQDLDSGGDWPRHHLVRGPWLHVAHERSDNVATFALDPGTGLPGPVVHNVETPSPTALVPNG; via the coding sequence ATGACACCTGCCTCCGGGACACCTGCCACAGAGGGCCAAGTTCCTCACACCGCCATCATCTGGACTGGCGCCTACACCCCGGACGGCGGCGGACGCGCAGAGGGCATCGGCGCCCTCCGAGCCAACGCGGACGGGAGCCTGGAATGGCTCGGCACGGCAGTGGCGGCCCAGTCGCCGTCGTTCGTTGCCGTCCACCCGACCCTTCCCGTGGTGTACGCCGTGGCCGAGCAGCGCAGGATGGTCCAGGCCTACCGGCACGTTGATAACCACAGGCTGGAACCGATGGGCACACCCTGGCCGGCAGGCGAGGCCACCTGCCACGTTGCCGTAGACCCGCAGGGCCGCTTCGTCACCGCAACCTGCTGGGGAGACGGCCAGGTCCTGCTCTATGAACTGGATGCCGACGGCGGGATCACGGAGCGGTTTCCGGCCTCGCCGTCGGTTGATCCGCATGCGGCCCACTCCCCCGATGAGCGCCGGCAGAGCAGGGCGCACACCAGCCTTATGCTGCACGACGGGCGGGTCATGACCACAGACCTGGGCCACGACACACTCCGAATCTGGACCTACAAACCCGGGACCGGGTTGGTGGCCGACCATGAGGTTGTCCTGCCCTTCGGCAGCGGCCCCCGGCATCTGACACTGCACTCCGGCGGTAACGTGTTCGTCGTCTCCGAATACTCCATCGAGGTCTTTGTTGTCCGGCCGGACGCCGGCATCTTCGAGCTGGTGTTCCGCGGTCCCGCAACACTGGGAGGTGCCAAGGACGGCGACTCGGCCGCCGAAATCTGCCTCGGCCCCGAAGGCACCTTTGCCTACGCAGGCGTCCGCGGATCCAACCGGATCAGCGTGCTTGAGGTGGGCAGCAACGGCAGTGAACTGCTGCCCGTGCAGGACCTGGACAGCGGCGGGGACTGGCCCCGGCACCACCTGGTCCGGGGGCCCTGGCTGCACGTCGCCCACGAGCGCTCTGACAACGTGGCCACCTTCGCCCTGGACCCAGGGACAGGCCTTCCCGGACCGGTGGTCCATAACGTCGAAACTCCTTCGCCTACCGCCCTGGTGCCAAACGGCTGA